In Alligator mississippiensis isolate rAllMis1 chromosome 10, rAllMis1, whole genome shotgun sequence, one DNA window encodes the following:
- the CEBPG gene encoding CCAAT/enhancer-binding protein gamma, with the protein MSKASQQNATTEANGISVIHTPANTSGLQQVPQLVPVSPGGGGKALPPSKQGKKNSFVDRNSDEYRQRRERNNMAVKKSRLKSKQKAQDTLQRVNQLKEENERLEAKIKLLTKELSVLKDLFLEHAHNLADNVQPIGTETTTTNPESGGQ; encoded by the coding sequence ATGAGCAAGGCATCACAACAGAACGCCACTACGGAAGCAAACGGGATAAGTGTGATTCACACACCAGCAAACACCAGCGGTTTGCAGCAGGTTCCTCAGCTGGTGCCCGTTAGCCCTGGTGGTGGAGGCAAAGCCTTGCCTCCAAGCAAGCAGGGCAAAAAGAATTCCTTTGTGGATAGAAACAGTGATGAATACCGCCAGCGCCGAGAGCGCAACAACATGGCAGTGAAAAAGAGCCGGTTAAAAAGCAAGCAGAAGGCACAAGATACGCTGCAGAGGGTTAACCAgttgaaagaagaaaatgaacGTTTGGAGGCAAAAATTAAGCTCCTGACCAAGGAGCTAAGTGTACTTAAAGACTTGTTTCTTGAGCATGCACACAATCTGGCAGACAATGTGCAACCTATTGGCACAGAAACCACCACCACAAATCCAGAAAGCGGTGGACAGTAG